CGCCTCGAAGACCAACTGCGGATTATCGGTACCCCGTTCGAGCTTGACGTCCACGACAACAAGCTTGTCGAGTCCGCGGCAGACCACCGCGAGATCCAAATTCGGGTTCGCCAACTTCTGCTGAAAGAAGGCGAAGTTGCTAAGAACCCGCGAAACCACATCCCCGGCAGGATCAGCGCCCGCGACGATCGAAATCAGCGCATCCTTATCGCTCTGCGAGAGGATGAGCTTGTATTGACGTTCGCCCTCTTCGTCATCATTTGTGAGATAGCGGTTCCGGATCTTCTTCGGTGAAAATCCATCCCACGGTTCACGCTGGCCGTCGGGCCGCTTCTCGAGCGCGCGTACGAGCGCCGCCAGGATAAGCGTCACGGTAGTGACTCGCTGTTGACCATCAATAATCAGGTCCGGCTCGGCCGACGTGTTCGTCCGCTGATCCCTCGCTATGTAAACGATAGATCCGGTGAAATGCGCTCCTAGCTTGTCATCGGTGCCTGCCCGAACAACGTCAAGCCAGAGCTGCTCGCACTCCGAGTCTTGCCAGGAATAGAGACGCTGATAGATCGGCACAACGAACTGGTTGCTCGCCTTGAGCAGAGTGAGGAGGTGGGAGTCGACGGCCTTCATTCAAGCTCCGTTGCATTCGAGAGTGTGGTGATGTTTGCGACCTGGGGGTCGTGTGAGGCTGAGCGGCTATTCGCTTATCGCGTGGACGCGCCCTGTTTCGTCGCAAATCGATCCGACTGTTACGAGGAGAAAGCACTCAGTGCACTCCATCTCGCGAACGTCGACTCCGTGAGCGTTATCGCCTCGCTGCCATTCCCTGTCCGGTAGGTGGGCGCGGCAGTATGTCCAGAGAGGGCCTGGATATTCTTCGCGTGTTTTCTGGCGGACAATCCAGAGCTCTGTTCGTGCCCCTCTTGCGGAATTCTTGCCGCAAATCGAGCAGTACATCCACTTGCCGTAGTCGGAGAAGTCGCCACTCTGAGGATCAATGTCGGTCAGGGGGACGGGAACGTTTGGCGGAACATCAGCAGCTCGCATCAATGCACTGTCTTCGGATTGCATCTCGCCACCGTTGTCCGTCCCGTCCCCTAACGCGTGCATGAGGTCGAATCTAGCTGCCGGGCCAGCGCTCTCGCTGCTCCCAAGAAGGGGCACCCGAACCGATCCGGCGGGTCGACGCCGGATCGCTACAGTCTCACTTCTTCTTGTCCAGGTCGCTCCCCGCGACACTCTTCTCCGCCGGACTCGACTTCGGATTCGACAGAATCTTGGCGGCCTTTGATGCGTCGGATTTGGACGTTGCCATGCGCTTCACCTCCCCTCCCGCCCGCTGCGCGCGCCTCTTTCCTCCGACTTCGGGCAGTGGAGGCCTGCAGTCCTCGACCTGATGTAGCTCACGCGATCTTCTGGCGGCCGAGCTCCCCGCGGGCGCGTGGGCGGCCGTAACCCTTCGGCTAGTTGGTCCCGCTGCAGTTCACGCTCGCGAAGCTTCCCGAGCTGGTCTGGCTAGCGATCGTCCTGCCGTCGACCGTGACCGTGCAGGAGATCGTGCCGGTGTCAGCGGCACCGTTCATCGCGCTCAGGTCGAACGAGTTGAAGGAGAGGCTGTCCTTTGACCCCTTCACGGTGATGGTCTTGGTGAACGGCAGCGGCGTGCTGCTGGACTGCTCGGTTCCCGAGGTGCCGTTGGTGAAAGTGGAATAGGTCACGTCGGCGTCCTGCGCTGCGCCGCTGACGCTGTAGACGACCGTGTGAGTGGTGGCGGCCGCCTTGTTGGTGTCGTCAACCGCCTTGGAGATCCCGAAGAAGATGGCGGCGTAAAGCGTCGTCATCACGATGGCGAGTACGAGCCCGATCACCCCGGTGACTAGGCCGGCGACCGATGTGCCGCGCGAGCGGAACTTCCTGGTCAGGCCGATGACGGCGAGAACCACGGCGATCGCCCCGGCGAAGATCGCCGCGTAGCTCACGAAAGGCACGAACGCAAAGACGAGCGAGAAGATGCCGAGGATCAGCGCGGCTACGCCGAATCCGTTGCCCCTTCTCGCGGACGGTCCACCGTCGGGGTGGAGGCCTTCAGATGCTGCGACGGGCTGGGTGTTGGACATGGGAACCTCTTCTTGGTCTGATGGGTGCTGATCTGCGAATGGTGTGATCGGCTGGATTCAGGACACCAGGCGCGCCATCCGCTGGGCCACGTCAATCCGGTCCGGTGTGGGCGACCGAAAGTACGGTCTGGCGCGGGCGACACCCGACCGAAAGATGGTGGTTGGTGAAACCGCCCCGCCCTACGATCAACACATGACCGTCGCTCCCCCACCGCCCGCCAGTGGCTGGGATGCCCCGACGATCCCCGAGCCGTCCGCACCACCGCGATCACGCGCACGACGAGCCTGGGCGCTCACCGGTTCGATCACGCTCGCAGTGCTCTGCTCCCTGCTCGCGATCGCGGTTGCCGGGAACGACGGAACCGAGGGGACGACGTTTCCACCGATCATCCGTGCTGTGGCGGGGCTTGGTGCGTTCCCGATGATCGCGGTCTCGGTCCTCTTGGTCTGGCGGCATCGCATGCCTGTCCTTGTCTCGTCACTTGCGACGGGCGTCGCGCTTCTTGTGCCGACCACTCCGCTGCCGGCTCTGATCGCGTTGGCGGCGCTCGCGGCGGCACGTCGCGGCTGGCTGCTCTGGACGATGGTCGCGGCGACCTATGTTGCGACTGCTGCGGCTTTCTGCTGGGACATCGCCTCCCCGACCTCGTCCCTATCCGACTTCGTCGGCTCGCCGATCGCGGGCTCCACGGCGCGGCTCAGCCTCCTCTGGTCGGTACCCGTCCTAGCCGCTTTCGCTGTTGCGCCGTTCGCAGGGTTCGGGATCGCGCGCCGCGTGCGGCTCGAAAGGGATGCGGCCCGGCGCGGAACCGCCACCGCCACACGGAACATGGCCGCCCTGCATCAGGAGGTGTCGCTCGAACGGGAGCGGCAGGAACTCGCGCGGGAGATCCACGACACCCTCGCTGCGCGCCTGAGTGCAGTCTCGTTGCAGGCTGGAGCTCTCGAGCTCACCGTCGGCGAAGAGAACGTCCAGGCGGCGGAGGCCGCCCGCGCTGTCCGGCAGTCCGCGCAGACGTCGCTGGAGGATCTGCGGAACGTGGTCCGGGTGCTCCGCAATCCCGCCGCCGCCTCGGCGTCCAGCACGGGACTCAACGACCTCGGACAGCTGATCGACTCCTCCCTCCGCGAAGGAACGGATGTCCGAGCGCAGATCCTGGTCACCGATCCGGGCTCGTGCGATTCCGAGGTCGCACACGCCTGCTACCGCGTGGTGCAGGAGTCTATCTCCAACGTGCGCCGGCACGCTCCGGGCGCGACGCTATTCGTCGAAGTCCGTGGCGGCCCCGAGACGGGGCTGACGATACGGGCCGTGAACTGGCTGATGCCCGATGCTCCCCGTGCGTCGTCATCGGGAGGTCACGGCCTCACGGGGATGAGTGAAAGAGCCGAACTTGTGGGCGGCACCTTCCAGGCCGGACCGACCGCGGAAGGATCGTTCGGTGTCGTCGCGTGGCTGCCGTGGGCGCGTCGCTAAACTGACGCAGTGACCGACCTCCACCATCCGATCCGGGTGCTCGTCGTCGACGACGACCCGATGGTGGTCACTGGCATCAGCACCATCCTCTCCACCTCCGCGGAACTTGCGGTCGTCGGTCGATGCGCCGACGGAGACGAGGTTCCTCGCGCGGTCGCCGCGCTGAATCCCGACGTCGTGCTATGCGACGTCAACATGAAGAGGGTGAACGGCATCGAGGTCGCGGCCACGCTGGCGGAGATGCCCGACGGACCGAAGGTGCTGATGATGACGGCACTGGACGACGATGGCCTCGCCCTCGATGCGATCACCGCCGGTGCGACCGGATTCCTGCTCAAGGACGAAGACCCGCAGCGTTTCATCGAGGCGGTGCACCAGGTGGCCAGAGGCGAAGTCACGTTCTCGCAGCGCGCAGCGCGGCAGCTGACCGACTGGGTCCGCAGCTCCCAGACCGCCGAGGTGCGCCGAGCCGCTCAGCAGCGACTCGCGATGCTCACCGATCGCGAGCGGGAATTCGCCGTCGCGCTCATGAGCGGCGCTTCCGACGCGGAGCTCGCCGCCACATTCTTCGTGGCAGAGACGACGGTCAAATCGGCGCTGACGTCGATCAAGACCAAGTGGGGCATCCGGAACCGGACACAGCTCGCGGTGGTCGTGGCACAAGCCGGGGTTTCCTGACGACATATCTCTGGCGAGGATTCGAGCGCGTTTCTCTCTCCTGCCAGGATGCCGCTCGCGCCTGGATTGGTAACCCGCCAGCGGTCATGCGCCGGCGTGCGCGACCTCCTTCGCCACGATCGCAGCATCCCGTCCTACTCCGAACATCAAGGCTGACCTTCGAGCCCGCATGAAGTGGACGCCACAGAAATACAGGCCGCGCATCACGAGGCTCGCCCCGTCCAGAGTCACGGGGAAGCCGAGCTCATCGCAGACCTCGCCGTCGATCCAGCCATAGTCAGGCCGGAACCCCGCCGCCAGCACGACCGCTCCGACGTCTCGCAGGCTCACCTCGTCCACCGGTTCAGGTAGAAAGGGAGGGGGGATGGGCATGTCGGGGATGCCGAATCCTTTGGCGGGAAGCTGCGCGCGCATGATGGCACGCATGTCGGCCCACCATTCGTCAGCGAAGGCCACCGAATCCGCCACGTCATCGACGAACCCGATTCGTGTCCCGTCGCAGCCGGCGACATGGCCCGCGAGTCGGACCCCGAGCGTCTGAAGGGTCCGGAAGCCGAGGTCGCGCCCTCCCCCTGCTCCCGTGAGCTGCGGGTTGGCCAGGAACCTGCTCGCGGGGGACGGCAGACTGGCGACCGTCGTATCGAAGAACGTCGTCCGATCGAGCCACGTGATAATGTCCATGCCGTCGAGACGCCGCGGCGCCCAGGGCGCTCGCCCACACGCAAGCACCACATCCCGGCCCGACCGGATCAGTTCTTCGGCGATCTGGCAGCCGGTCTGGCCGCTGCCGACGATCACGACCTTCCCGGCCGGGATCTGATCCGGATTCCGGTACTCGCTCGACGACAGGATCAGCGGACCGGGAACGGCAGCGAGGACGGACGGGCGAAACTGTCTGGCGAACGAGCCTGTGCATACGACAACCGCATCCGCCACCAGCTCTCCGTCGCTGGTTTCAGCAAGCAGACCGCTGCCGTTGACACTCAGCCGCGTGACCTCGATGCCCTCCACGATCGGCGAACTTACCGAGCGTGCGTAAT
This genomic stretch from Leifsonia sp. EB41 harbors:
- a CDS encoding DUF4190 domain-containing protein, whose protein sequence is MSNTQPVAASEGLHPDGGPSARRGNGFGVAALILGIFSLVFAFVPFVSYAAIFAGAIAVVLAVIGLTRKFRSRGTSVAGLVTGVIGLVLAIVMTTLYAAIFFGISKAVDDTNKAAATTHTVVYSVSGAAQDADVTYSTFTNGTSGTEQSSSTPLPFTKTITVKGSKDSLSFNSFDLSAMNGAADTGTISCTVTVDGRTIASQTSSGSFASVNCSGTN
- a CDS encoding sensor histidine kinase; translation: MIGWIQDTRRAIRWATSIRSGVGDRKYGLARATPDRKMVVGETAPPYDQHMTVAPPPPASGWDAPTIPEPSAPPRSRARRAWALTGSITLAVLCSLLAIAVAGNDGTEGTTFPPIIRAVAGLGAFPMIAVSVLLVWRHRMPVLVSSLATGVALLVPTTPLPALIALAALAAARRGWLLWTMVAATYVATAAAFCWDIASPTSSLSDFVGSPIAGSTARLSLLWSVPVLAAFAVAPFAGFGIARRVRLERDAARRGTATATRNMAALHQEVSLERERQELAREIHDTLAARLSAVSLQAGALELTVGEENVQAAEAARAVRQSAQTSLEDLRNVVRVLRNPAAASASSTGLNDLGQLIDSSLREGTDVRAQILVTDPGSCDSEVAHACYRVVQESISNVRRHAPGATLFVEVRGGPETGLTIRAVNWLMPDAPRASSSGGHGLTGMSERAELVGGTFQAGPTAEGSFGVVAWLPWARR
- a CDS encoding response regulator; protein product: MTDLHHPIRVLVVDDDPMVVTGISTILSTSAELAVVGRCADGDEVPRAVAALNPDVVLCDVNMKRVNGIEVAATLAEMPDGPKVLMMTALDDDGLALDAITAGATGFLLKDEDPQRFIEAVHQVARGEVTFSQRAARQLTDWVRSSQTAEVRRAAQQRLAMLTDREREFAVALMSGASDAELAATFFVAETTVKSALTSIKTKWGIRNRTQLAVVVAQAGVS
- a CDS encoding NAD(P)-binding domain-containing protein, whose amino-acid sequence is MSAIVIGAGQAGLSVSHELEALGVDHVVLERAKPGQAWRDRWDSFTLVTPNWTLALPGSPYSGSEPEGHVPRDAIVGYLDDYARSVSSPIVEGIEVTRLSVNGSGLLAETSDGELVADAVVVCTGSFARQFRPSVLAAVPGPLILSSSEYRNPDQIPAGKVVIVGSGQTGCQIAEELIRSGRDVVLACGRAPWAPRRLDGMDIITWLDRTTFFDTTVASLPSPASRFLANPQLTGAGGGRDLGFRTLQTLGVRLAGHVAGCDGTRIGFVDDVADSVAFADEWWADMRAIMRAQLPAKGFGIPDMPIPPPFLPEPVDEVSLRDVGAVVLAAGFRPDYGWIDGEVCDELGFPVTLDGASLVMRGLYFCGVHFMRARRSALMFGVGRDAAIVAKEVAHAGA